In Paenibacillus durus, the DNA window TTTTTCGATCAAAAACGTTTTTTCTCAAAGAAAACCTGCAATTATACAGGGATTTGAGGTTATTCTGACTGAATTTGAGGCTGAATGGGAACAAACCTGCATTTTTGCAGGCGTGTTATACATAGCTATTCTCAGGCGAGCAAAAGATGCAGAATTTCAGGTTTTCTGCATTATTTACTCCACCCCCCCTAAATTGAAGAAGAATCCCCCGCTTCCATTCGGGTGGCCCCGTCTATCTACCTAAACCCCACCTAAAAAAAGGGCATCCCATTATGGGACACCCTCATTTGAGGTTTAATTTGACGGTTATTTCAAGCCGCAGGTCGTATAACCCGGGATCGTGATTTCCAGTTGATCGCCGGACTTCTTGACTTTTACGCTATTTGAAGTAGTGAAATCGAGCTTACGCCCCTGCCATTGTTCACCGGACAGTTCGATGGTTACCGTGTCACCGCTCAGATTATGCAGAACGAGTACGGAATCATCCTCGAAGGTTCGGGTGTACCCCATAATGCGGCTGTCTCCGGTTGGCATCTCCTGGATGTCGCCCTTCATTAAGGCTGGGCTCTCATGACGGATGCGGATCAGCTCCTTGTAATGGGAGAGGAGGGAGTCCTTATCCTTCGCCTGCGCCTCTACGGAGACGGCGTCCGGACCTGAATTATCACGGGAGGGCTCCCAAGTGGTTTGCCCTTCTCCGTTTCCCGGGTACCACCGGAAAGGCTCGCGGATATTCTCATCCGGTTTCTCCCCGAGCATGCCGATTTCCTCTCCATAATAAATGAACGGGTTGCCCGGCAGGGTGAGCAGGATGGAGGCAGCGGTTTTAGCTTTATTCACATCCCCGTTCAGTAAGGACATCGTACGAACCTGGTCGTGATTGGTAAGGAACGGGGCATCGATAGGGTTATCGGCGTATTGGCTGTACAATTCAAGGGTACTCGAAGCAAAAGAAGCCAGCCCGTTATCCGAGCCGTTCTGCACGGCGTCCAAAATCTTCGAGGACACGTCGAAGTTGAACGAAGAATCCAGCGCTTTGTAGTAAGGCGCAATATTGTGCGGGCGGTCCCACACCTCGCCGACCAGATAAACATCCGGCTTCACTTCGGCAAGTCCCCGCTTGAATTCATCCCACCATGCGACATTCTTATCCGCTTCATCAGGCTTGCTGTAGATGTGCATGGCTGCATCGAGGCGGAAGCCGTCGGCTCCCTGATTTAGCCAATGCTTGCCGACATTGATCATCTCTTCGCGCACTTTAGGATTGTCAAAGTTCAAATCCGGCATGAAATCTATGAACAAAGCGTAGTAATAGTCCCCGGAACCCGGATACGACTCGTACCAGAGCTGCTGTCCCCACGGTCCTTTTTCATTCAAATCGGTGTTCTCGTCGGCCCAGATATAGTAATCCCGGTACGGGCTGTTCTTGTCCTTGGCGGCTTCCAGGAACCACGGGTGCTTGTTGCTCGTGTGGTTGAGCGCAAGGTCGATCGTTACTTTCATTCCCCGTTTATGCGCTTCCTGCGTCAAGCTCCGGAAGTCTTCCATACTGCCGTACGCCGGATCTACACTGTAGAAATCGGTCGTATCATACTTATGGTAGCTGGGAGAAGGACCGATCGGCATTAACCACAGCGAATCGACGCCCAAATCTTTCTTGGTATGCGGGTTTCCGTCATTCAGATAGTCCAGCTTTTGCAGGATGCCGTTCAGGTCGCCTTTTCCGTCGTTGTTGGAATCAGAGAAGGAATTGACATAAATCTCGTAATAGACGCCAAGGCTGGAGTCGCTCTGAATCTGCGGTTTAGCAAGAGCACCGCTGGCGAAGCTGAACAGTAAGGGCAGGGTTAAGGCCATGGATGTAACTTTTTTCATCTTTGAAACCTCTCTTCCTTAAAAATAATGGGGTTATGAATCTTAATTTACGGAACCGTAATCGG includes these proteins:
- a CDS encoding alpha-amylase family glycosyl hydrolase; its protein translation is MKKVTSMALTLPLLFSFASGALAKPQIQSDSSLGVYYEIYVNSFSDSNNDGKGDLNGILQKLDYLNDGNPHTKKDLGVDSLWLMPIGPSPSYHKYDTTDFYSVDPAYGSMEDFRSLTQEAHKRGMKVTIDLALNHTSNKHPWFLEAAKDKNSPYRDYYIWADENTDLNEKGPWGQQLWYESYPGSGDYYYALFIDFMPDLNFDNPKVREEMINVGKHWLNQGADGFRLDAAMHIYSKPDEADKNVAWWDEFKRGLAEVKPDVYLVGEVWDRPHNIAPYYKALDSSFNFDVSSKILDAVQNGSDNGLASFASSTLELYSQYADNPIDAPFLTNHDQVRTMSLLNGDVNKAKTAASILLTLPGNPFIYYGEEIGMLGEKPDENIREPFRWYPGNGEGQTTWEPSRDNSGPDAVSVEAQAKDKDSLLSHYKELIRIRHESPALMKGDIQEMPTGDSRIMGYTRTFEDDSVLVLHNLSGDTVTIELSGEQWQGRKLDFTTSNSVKVKKSGDQLEITIPGYTTCGLK